The following are from one region of the Hemibagrus wyckioides isolate EC202008001 linkage group LG24, SWU_Hwy_1.0, whole genome shotgun sequence genome:
- the gdf6b gene encoding growth/differentiation factor 6-B yields MHARTTLIFLLQYCACVHTATVEMRPGAGFPTSPGSYSRTLASSGTKRFSRVSKDSVEPHEYMLSIYKTFSAAEKLGLNASFFRSSKAANTITSFVDNGQDDSPNSPLWTQKYLFDISSLSDKVELLGAELRIYTKVSGNFPTSDMGPMEIQLLSCQTHKLLDSKILDLQDSHKPRWEVLDVWEIFAERHLHTHRNFFCLELKVSIDNLEKEIDLRHLGFHRYGRPQQKKAILVVFTKSKKRQSLYYEKKGKIKLDPDHAGKEKVHRVKPQRKRRTALNNRHGKRQGRKSKSRCSKKPLHVNFKELGWDDWIIAPLDYEAYHCEGICDFPLRSHLEPTNHAIIQTLMNSMNPSNMPPSCCVPSKLSPISILYIDSGNNVVYKQYEDMVVESCGCR; encoded by the exons ATGCACGCCCGCACGACCCTGATCTTCCTCCTGCAGTATTGTGCGTGTGTTCACACGGCGACTGTGGAGATGCGCCCCGGTGCGGGTTTTCCCACATCACCGGGCTCGTATTCACGCACACTCGCCTCATCTGGCACCAAGCGCTTCTCAAGAGTAAGCAAAGACTCCGTAGAGCCTCACGAGTACATGCTCTCCATCTATAAAACTTTTTCGGCTGCCGAGAAACTGGGACTGAACGCGAGCTTTTTCCGTTCGTCTAAAGCCGCAAACACGATAACGAGTTTTGTGGATAATGGACAAG ATGACTCTCCAAATTCTCCTCTATGGACACAGAAGTATCTCTTTGATATCTCATCACTTTCTGATAAAGTCGAACTGCTGGGTGCTGAACTAAGAATCTACACAAAAGTCTCTGGAAACTTCCCAACATCTGACATGGGTCCCATGGAGATTCAGCTTCTTTCCTGCCAGACTCACAAACTACTGGATTCCAAAATCTTAGACTTGCAGGACTCACACAAACCAAGATGGGAAGTCCTTGATGTGTGGGAAATTTTTGCAGAacgacatttacacacacacaggaacttcTTTTGTCTAGAGCTCAAGGTTTCCATCGACAATCTTGAGAAGGAAATCGACTTACGGCATCTTGGATTTCACAGATACGGGCGCCCACAACAGAAGAAAGCCATATTAGTGGTGTTCACCAAGTCAAAGAAAAGGCAGAGCTTGTACTATGAGAAAAAAGGGAAGATTAAATTGGACCCTGACCATGCTGGAAAGGAGAAAGTCCATCGTGTGAAACCTCAGCGTAAACGGCGTACAGCGTTAAATAACCGTCATGGCAAACGGCAGGGCAGAAAGTCCAAGTCTAGATGCAGCAAGAAGCCATTGCATGTCAATTTCAAAGAGCTGGGCTGGGATGACTGGATTATTGCTCCTTTGGATTACGAGGCATATCATTGTGAGGGTATCTGTGACTTTCCACTTAGGTCGCATTTAGAGCCCACTAATCATGCCATCATACAGACTTTGATGAACTCTATGAACCCCAGCAACATGCCACCCAGCTGCTGTGTGCCTTCCAAACTTAGCCCTATCAGCATCTTGTACATAGATTCTGGGAATAATGTAGTGTACAAACAATATGAGGACATGGTGGTGGAGTCATGTGGATGCAGGTGA